One genomic segment of Panicum virgatum strain AP13 chromosome 2N, P.virgatum_v5, whole genome shotgun sequence includes these proteins:
- the LOC120661939 gene encoding TVP38/TMEM64 family membrane protein slr0305-like isoform X2: MSRQARQYASRATGSTSRGGAGGGGPGRSAAGDEHARLVVPMPAPAMGPTPAGVSAAYVPAPVPVQARSWSGSRSSAPWVRLVVGLLLLVLLGYAFIKWGLPFLSEKVIMPIIQWEAKSFRRPVLAVVIIASLALFPVVFLPSGPAMWLTGIIFGYGFGFLIIMAGITIGMSIPYWIGLLFRDHLNLWLEKRWPRQIALIKLAGEGSWFQQFRVVALLRISPFPYALLNYAVTVTEMKFNPYICGSVVGMIPDVFINIYSGRLIRTLAELNYRKHRMTTVEIVYNIVSVIVAVVFAIGFTIYARRALDNMERSGVCSEPVGASTEFRDNLQGCSTARSVPIDVV; the protein is encoded by the exons ATGAGCAGGCAAGCACGTCAGTACGC CTCGCGGGCTACAGGTTCGACGAGCCGCGGAGGAGCCGGAGGTGGAGGGCCcgggcggagcgcggcgggAGACGAGCACGCGCGGCTGGTCGTGCcgatgccggcgccggcgatgggTCCGACCCCAGCGGGTGTGAGTGCAGCGTATGTGCCTGCGCCTGTACCTGTGCAGGCGCGGTCTTGGTCGGGGTCGAGGTCGTCTGCCCCATGGGTGAGGCTTGTGGTTGGATTGCTGCTCCTGGTGCTGCTGGGCTACGCGTTCATCAAATGGGGCCTCCCCTTTCTCTCCGAGAAG GTGATCATGCCGATTATCCAATGGGAAGCAAAATCTTTCCGACGTCCCGTGTTAGCGGTCGTGATAATTGCTTCTCTAGCACTCTTCCCCGTTGTGTTCCTGCCTTCTGGTCCAGCAATGTGGCTAACAGGAATAATTTTCGGCTATGGCTTCGGCTTCTTAATCATCATGGCTGGGATCACCATCGGCATGTCGATACCTTATTGGATTGGCTTATTGTTTCGTGATCACCTAAAT CTCTGGTTAGAAAAGAGATGGCCACGGCAGATTGCTCTGATTAAACTGGCTGGTGAAGGGAGTTGGTTCCAACAATTCCGTGTGGTTGCATTGCTCAGAATCTCACCATTCCCATATGCACTGCTTAACTATGCCGTAACTGTCACCGAGATGAAGTTCAACCCTTACATTTGTGGCTCAGTTGTTGGGATGATTCCTGATGTGTTCATCAACATCTACAG TGGGCGGCTGATACGCACATTGGCAGAGCTGAATTATCGCAAGCATCGAATGACAACAGTTGAGATAGTGTACAACATTGTCTCTGTTATTGTCGCCGTTGTCTTTGCGATTGGATTTACAATATATGCAAGGAGAGCTCTGGATAACATGGAACGTTCAGGCGTCTGCTCCGAACCTGTTGGTGCCTCGACTGAGTTCAGAGATAACCTTCAAGGTTGTTCAACTGCACGTTCTGTGCCAATTGATGTTGTGTAA
- the LOC120661939 gene encoding TVP38/TMEM64 family membrane protein slr0305-like isoform X3 — protein MSSSRATGSTSRGGAGGGGPGRSAAGDEHARLVVPMPAPAMGPTPAGVSAAYVPAPVPVQARSWSGSRSSAPWVRLVVGLLLLVLLGYAFIKWGLPFLSEKVIMPIIQWEAKSFRRPVLAVVIIASLALFPVVFLPSGPAMWLTGIIFGYGFGFLIIMAGITIGMSIPYWIGLLFRDHLNLWLEKRWPRQIALIKLAGEGSWFQQFRVVALLRISPFPYALLNYAVTVTEMKFNPYICGSVVGMIPDVFINIYSGRLIRTLAELNYRKHRMTTVEIVYNIVSVIVAVVFAIGFTIYARRALDNMERSGVCSEPVGASTEFRDNLQGCSTARSVPIDVV, from the exons ATGAGCAG CTCGCGGGCTACAGGTTCGACGAGCCGCGGAGGAGCCGGAGGTGGAGGGCCcgggcggagcgcggcgggAGACGAGCACGCGCGGCTGGTCGTGCcgatgccggcgccggcgatgggTCCGACCCCAGCGGGTGTGAGTGCAGCGTATGTGCCTGCGCCTGTACCTGTGCAGGCGCGGTCTTGGTCGGGGTCGAGGTCGTCTGCCCCATGGGTGAGGCTTGTGGTTGGATTGCTGCTCCTGGTGCTGCTGGGCTACGCGTTCATCAAATGGGGCCTCCCCTTTCTCTCCGAGAAG GTGATCATGCCGATTATCCAATGGGAAGCAAAATCTTTCCGACGTCCCGTGTTAGCGGTCGTGATAATTGCTTCTCTAGCACTCTTCCCCGTTGTGTTCCTGCCTTCTGGTCCAGCAATGTGGCTAACAGGAATAATTTTCGGCTATGGCTTCGGCTTCTTAATCATCATGGCTGGGATCACCATCGGCATGTCGATACCTTATTGGATTGGCTTATTGTTTCGTGATCACCTAAAT CTCTGGTTAGAAAAGAGATGGCCACGGCAGATTGCTCTGATTAAACTGGCTGGTGAAGGGAGTTGGTTCCAACAATTCCGTGTGGTTGCATTGCTCAGAATCTCACCATTCCCATATGCACTGCTTAACTATGCCGTAACTGTCACCGAGATGAAGTTCAACCCTTACATTTGTGGCTCAGTTGTTGGGATGATTCCTGATGTGTTCATCAACATCTACAG TGGGCGGCTGATACGCACATTGGCAGAGCTGAATTATCGCAAGCATCGAATGACAACAGTTGAGATAGTGTACAACATTGTCTCTGTTATTGTCGCCGTTGTCTTTGCGATTGGATTTACAATATATGCAAGGAGAGCTCTGGATAACATGGAACGTTCAGGCGTCTGCTCCGAACCTGTTGGTGCCTCGACTGAGTTCAGAGATAACCTTCAAGGTTGTTCAACTGCACGTTCTGTGCCAATTGATGTTGTGTAA
- the LOC120661939 gene encoding TVP38/TMEM64 family membrane protein slr0305-like isoform X5, whose translation MPAPAMGPTPAGVSAAYVPAPVPVQARSWSGSRSSAPWVRLVVGLLLLVLLGYAFIKWGLPFLSEKVIMPIIQWEAKSFRRPVLAVVIIASLALFPVVFLPSGPAMWLTGIIFGYGFGFLIIMAGITIGMSIPYWIGLLFRDHLNLWLEKRWPRQIALIKLAGEGSWFQQFRVVALLRISPFPYALLNYAVTVTEMKFNPYICGSVVGMIPDVFINIYSGRLIRTLAELNYRKHRMTTVEIVYNIVSVIVAVVFAIGFTIYARRALDNMERSGVCSEPVGASTEFRDNLQGCSTARSVPIDVV comes from the exons atgccggcgccggcgatgggTCCGACCCCAGCGGGTGTGAGTGCAGCGTATGTGCCTGCGCCTGTACCTGTGCAGGCGCGGTCTTGGTCGGGGTCGAGGTCGTCTGCCCCATGGGTGAGGCTTGTGGTTGGATTGCTGCTCCTGGTGCTGCTGGGCTACGCGTTCATCAAATGGGGCCTCCCCTTTCTCTCCGAGAAG GTGATCATGCCGATTATCCAATGGGAAGCAAAATCTTTCCGACGTCCCGTGTTAGCGGTCGTGATAATTGCTTCTCTAGCACTCTTCCCCGTTGTGTTCCTGCCTTCTGGTCCAGCAATGTGGCTAACAGGAATAATTTTCGGCTATGGCTTCGGCTTCTTAATCATCATGGCTGGGATCACCATCGGCATGTCGATACCTTATTGGATTGGCTTATTGTTTCGTGATCACCTAAAT CTCTGGTTAGAAAAGAGATGGCCACGGCAGATTGCTCTGATTAAACTGGCTGGTGAAGGGAGTTGGTTCCAACAATTCCGTGTGGTTGCATTGCTCAGAATCTCACCATTCCCATATGCACTGCTTAACTATGCCGTAACTGTCACCGAGATGAAGTTCAACCCTTACATTTGTGGCTCAGTTGTTGGGATGATTCCTGATGTGTTCATCAACATCTACAG TGGGCGGCTGATACGCACATTGGCAGAGCTGAATTATCGCAAGCATCGAATGACAACAGTTGAGATAGTGTACAACATTGTCTCTGTTATTGTCGCCGTTGTCTTTGCGATTGGATTTACAATATATGCAAGGAGAGCTCTGGATAACATGGAACGTTCAGGCGTCTGCTCCGAACCTGTTGGTGCCTCGACTGAGTTCAGAGATAACCTTCAAGGTTGTTCAACTGCACGTTCTGTGCCAATTGATGTTGTGTAA
- the LOC120661940 gene encoding uncharacterized protein LOC120661940 isoform X1, with protein sequence MTEVPPAAPGAQATAAASPAGERDEQASTSVRLAGYRFDEPRRSRRWRARAERGGRRAGAAGRADAGAGDGSDPSGCERSVCACARTCAVQARPWSGSRSSVPWARLVVGLLLLVLLGYAFIKWGLPFLSEKVMFLV encoded by the exons ATGACGGAAGTCCCACCAGCTGCTCCCGGCGCTCAAGCAaccgcggcggcgtccccggCGGGCGAGCGCGATGAGCAGGCAAGCACGTCAGTACGC CTCGCGGGCTACAGGTTCGACGAGCCGCGGAGGAGCCGGAGGTGGAGGGCCcgggcggagcgcggcgggAGACGAGCAGGCGCGGCTGGTCGTGCcgatgccggcgccggcgatgggTCCGACCCCAGCGGGTGTGAGCGCAGCGTATGTGCCTGCGCCCGTACCTGTGCAGTGCAGGCGCGGCCTTGGTCGGGGTCGAGGTCGTCCGTCCCGTGGGCGAGGCTTGTGGTTGGATTGCTGCTCCTGGTGCTGCTGGGCTACGCGTTCATCAAATGGGGCCTCCCCTTTCTCTCCGAGAAGGTGATGTTTCTTGTCTGA
- the LOC120661939 gene encoding TVP38/TMEM64 family membrane protein slr0305-like isoform X4 encodes MSRQARSTSRGGAGGGGPGRSAAGDEHARLVVPMPAPAMGPTPAGVSAAYVPAPVPVQARSWSGSRSSAPWVRLVVGLLLLVLLGYAFIKWGLPFLSEKVIMPIIQWEAKSFRRPVLAVVIIASLALFPVVFLPSGPAMWLTGIIFGYGFGFLIIMAGITIGMSIPYWIGLLFRDHLNLWLEKRWPRQIALIKLAGEGSWFQQFRVVALLRISPFPYALLNYAVTVTEMKFNPYICGSVVGMIPDVFINIYSGRLIRTLAELNYRKHRMTTVEIVYNIVSVIVAVVFAIGFTIYARRALDNMERSGVCSEPVGASTEFRDNLQGCSTARSVPIDVV; translated from the exons ATGAGCAGGCAAGCAC GTTCGACGAGCCGCGGAGGAGCCGGAGGTGGAGGGCCcgggcggagcgcggcgggAGACGAGCACGCGCGGCTGGTCGTGCcgatgccggcgccggcgatgggTCCGACCCCAGCGGGTGTGAGTGCAGCGTATGTGCCTGCGCCTGTACCTGTGCAGGCGCGGTCTTGGTCGGGGTCGAGGTCGTCTGCCCCATGGGTGAGGCTTGTGGTTGGATTGCTGCTCCTGGTGCTGCTGGGCTACGCGTTCATCAAATGGGGCCTCCCCTTTCTCTCCGAGAAG GTGATCATGCCGATTATCCAATGGGAAGCAAAATCTTTCCGACGTCCCGTGTTAGCGGTCGTGATAATTGCTTCTCTAGCACTCTTCCCCGTTGTGTTCCTGCCTTCTGGTCCAGCAATGTGGCTAACAGGAATAATTTTCGGCTATGGCTTCGGCTTCTTAATCATCATGGCTGGGATCACCATCGGCATGTCGATACCTTATTGGATTGGCTTATTGTTTCGTGATCACCTAAAT CTCTGGTTAGAAAAGAGATGGCCACGGCAGATTGCTCTGATTAAACTGGCTGGTGAAGGGAGTTGGTTCCAACAATTCCGTGTGGTTGCATTGCTCAGAATCTCACCATTCCCATATGCACTGCTTAACTATGCCGTAACTGTCACCGAGATGAAGTTCAACCCTTACATTTGTGGCTCAGTTGTTGGGATGATTCCTGATGTGTTCATCAACATCTACAG TGGGCGGCTGATACGCACATTGGCAGAGCTGAATTATCGCAAGCATCGAATGACAACAGTTGAGATAGTGTACAACATTGTCTCTGTTATTGTCGCCGTTGTCTTTGCGATTGGATTTACAATATATGCAAGGAGAGCTCTGGATAACATGGAACGTTCAGGCGTCTGCTCCGAACCTGTTGGTGCCTCGACTGAGTTCAGAGATAACCTTCAAGGTTGTTCAACTGCACGTTCTGTGCCAATTGATGTTGTGTAA
- the LOC120661940 gene encoding uncharacterized protein LOC120661940 isoform X2: protein MTEVPPAAPGAQATAAASPAGERDEQASTFDEPRRSRRWRARAERGGRRAGAAGRADAGAGDGSDPSGCERSVCACARTCAVQARPWSGSRSSVPWARLVVGLLLLVLLGYAFIKWGLPFLSEKVMFLV, encoded by the exons ATGACGGAAGTCCCACCAGCTGCTCCCGGCGCTCAAGCAaccgcggcggcgtccccggCGGGCGAGCGCGATGAGCAGGCAAGCAC GTTCGACGAGCCGCGGAGGAGCCGGAGGTGGAGGGCCcgggcggagcgcggcgggAGACGAGCAGGCGCGGCTGGTCGTGCcgatgccggcgccggcgatgggTCCGACCCCAGCGGGTGTGAGCGCAGCGTATGTGCCTGCGCCCGTACCTGTGCAGTGCAGGCGCGGCCTTGGTCGGGGTCGAGGTCGTCCGTCCCGTGGGCGAGGCTTGTGGTTGGATTGCTGCTCCTGGTGCTGCTGGGCTACGCGTTCATCAAATGGGGCCTCCCCTTTCTCTCCGAGAAGGTGATGTTTCTTGTCTGA
- the LOC120661939 gene encoding transmembrane protein 64-like isoform X1: MTEVPPAAPGAQATAAASPAGERDEQASTSRATGSTSRGGAGGGGPGRSAAGDEHARLVVPMPAPAMGPTPAGVSAAYVPAPVPVQARSWSGSRSSAPWVRLVVGLLLLVLLGYAFIKWGLPFLSEKVIMPIIQWEAKSFRRPVLAVVIIASLALFPVVFLPSGPAMWLTGIIFGYGFGFLIIMAGITIGMSIPYWIGLLFRDHLNLWLEKRWPRQIALIKLAGEGSWFQQFRVVALLRISPFPYALLNYAVTVTEMKFNPYICGSVVGMIPDVFINIYSGRLIRTLAELNYRKHRMTTVEIVYNIVSVIVAVVFAIGFTIYARRALDNMERSGVCSEPVGASTEFRDNLQGCSTARSVPIDVV; encoded by the exons ATGACGGAAGTCCCACCAGCTGCTCCCGGCGCTCAAGCAaccgcggcggcgtccccggCGGGCGAGCGCGATGAGCAGGCAAGCAC CTCGCGGGCTACAGGTTCGACGAGCCGCGGAGGAGCCGGAGGTGGAGGGCCcgggcggagcgcggcgggAGACGAGCACGCGCGGCTGGTCGTGCcgatgccggcgccggcgatgggTCCGACCCCAGCGGGTGTGAGTGCAGCGTATGTGCCTGCGCCTGTACCTGTGCAGGCGCGGTCTTGGTCGGGGTCGAGGTCGTCTGCCCCATGGGTGAGGCTTGTGGTTGGATTGCTGCTCCTGGTGCTGCTGGGCTACGCGTTCATCAAATGGGGCCTCCCCTTTCTCTCCGAGAAG GTGATCATGCCGATTATCCAATGGGAAGCAAAATCTTTCCGACGTCCCGTGTTAGCGGTCGTGATAATTGCTTCTCTAGCACTCTTCCCCGTTGTGTTCCTGCCTTCTGGTCCAGCAATGTGGCTAACAGGAATAATTTTCGGCTATGGCTTCGGCTTCTTAATCATCATGGCTGGGATCACCATCGGCATGTCGATACCTTATTGGATTGGCTTATTGTTTCGTGATCACCTAAAT CTCTGGTTAGAAAAGAGATGGCCACGGCAGATTGCTCTGATTAAACTGGCTGGTGAAGGGAGTTGGTTCCAACAATTCCGTGTGGTTGCATTGCTCAGAATCTCACCATTCCCATATGCACTGCTTAACTATGCCGTAACTGTCACCGAGATGAAGTTCAACCCTTACATTTGTGGCTCAGTTGTTGGGATGATTCCTGATGTGTTCATCAACATCTACAG TGGGCGGCTGATACGCACATTGGCAGAGCTGAATTATCGCAAGCATCGAATGACAACAGTTGAGATAGTGTACAACATTGTCTCTGTTATTGTCGCCGTTGTCTTTGCGATTGGATTTACAATATATGCAAGGAGAGCTCTGGATAACATGGAACGTTCAGGCGTCTGCTCCGAACCTGTTGGTGCCTCGACTGAGTTCAGAGATAACCTTCAAGGTTGTTCAACTGCACGTTCTGTGCCAATTGATGTTGTGTAA
- the LOC120662943 gene encoding G-type lectin S-receptor-like serine/threonine-protein kinase LECRK3 — translation MSTRSSLATGDSLTPPNYITSPSGDFAFGFRALDDNSNSSFILAIWLRFDAGSGRVVCQSYGSLLVLRETGNLQFLGEDGKTVVWESFAHPTDTLLPGQLMAPGTLLRSRASDNSFSTGRFIFVVQKDGNIVMYRTDLPVSSDPTNAYWSSGTCCVDNGNTTLFFDADLVGHLYYRLTDGTSRNLTAPQPVPSSGSSSFFYQRATLDPDGILRVYILPNNTAATWSVVNQPVPSDGCQVVTKGRRGMCGPNSYCVYDADNRLDCECLGGYTFLHTQSRYDGCAPAFLQDTCDDDGKSGHSSEFKLMELPNTFWANPIFYEQHKSITAEQCQDLCLQNCLCAAALFDASTNSCFEAAMLTTGWQQNGTGMRTLVKVRTKGIPPVILPYAVIAGLGMLLLSTASILLVHCYITNKKARNRKHLCATVFTRKELRRATNGFSKLLGQGGFGKVYHGIIKSLEPHDVAVKELRSADEYQETEFENEVQSIGRIHHRNLVRMVGYCKEGVHRMLVFEFMPGGSLGDVLFKPSDKPSWSWRAEAAMAIARGLEYLHYGCSSQIVHCDIKPDNILLDDKRIPKITDFGIARLVDGDKLKKTITHVRGTLGYIAPEWFSSERKVDSKVDVFSFGVVLLELICCRKYPPPPALADNFGHDRPRCSDADADDSEDIGMPVTLRAWVSDLVREEGHIGRAVQGDEDALQDLDRVERFARIAIWCLQGDPSMRPTMRSVVWMMEGTMEVDPLPADDPPAPRVHDFPAAAASSTGTHDNSNSGSIYDFD, via the exons ATGTCAACCCGGAGCAGCTTAGCCACCGGCGACAGCCTGACGCCACCCAACTACATCACCAGCCCCTCCGGCGACTTTGCCTTTGGTTTCCGCGCCCTCGACGacaactccaactcctcctTCATCCTAGCGATATGGCTTCGCTTTGATGCTGGCAGTGGCAGGGTCGTGTG CCAAAGCTACGGCTCCCTTCTCGTGCTACGGGAGACCGGCAACCTCCAATTCCTCGGCGAAGATGGCAAGACCGTCGTCTGGGAGAGCTTTGCACACCCCACGGACACACTACTCCCCGGGCAGCTCATGGCCCCTGGAACGCTCCTTCGGTCTAGGGCCTCAGACAACAGCTTCTCAACTGGCCGCTTCATTTTCGTCGTGCAGAAGGATGGGAACATCGTCATGTACAGGACGGACCTGCCAGTTAGTAGCGACCCCACCAACGCCTACTGGAGCAGCGGCACTTGTTGTGTGGACAATGGCAACACGACTCTCTTCTTTGACGCCGACCTCGTCGGCCACCTCTACTACCGGCTCACCGACGGCACCAGCCGGAACCTGACAGCCCCTCAGCCCGTTCCTTCCTCCGGCAGTAGTAGCTTCTTCTACCAGCGCGCCACGCTCGACCCGGACGGCATCCTTCGTGTCTACATCCTCCCCAACAACACCGCCGCCACATGGTCTGTCGTGAACCAGCCGGTACCGAGCGACGGCTGCCAGGTGGTGACCAAAGGTCGGCGTGGCATGTGTGGACCAAACTCCTACTGTGTGTACGACGCCGACAACCGGCTCGACTGCGAGTGCCTAGGTGGCTACACCTTCTTGCACACGCAGTCTAGGTACGACGGCTGTGCTCCAGCATTTCTTCAGGATACCTGCGACGACGACGGGAAGAGCGGCCATTCTTCCGAGTTCAAGCTCATGGAGTTGCCCAACACATTTTGGGCAAACCCGATATTCTACGAGCAGCACAAGTCCATCACAGCGGAGCAATGCCAAGATCTGTGCTTGCAAAACTGCCTCTGTGCAGCTGCCTTGTTCGACGCAAGTACCAATAGCTGCTTCGAGGCCGCTATGCTCACAACCGGGTGGCAACAAAATGGCACGGGCATGAGGACACTGGTGAAGGTGCGGACCAAAGGAATCCCTCCTGTGATCTTGCCTTACGCAGTGATTGCTGGACTGGGCATGTTATTGCTGTCCACTGCTTCCATCCTCCTAGTGCATTGCTACATCACTAACAAGAAGGCGAGGAACAGGAAGCATCTGTGCGCGACGGTCTTCACTCGCAaagagctccggcgagcgacCAACGGCTTCAGCAAGCTACTTGGCCAGGGGGGCTTTGGCAAGGTCTACCATGGCATCATCAAGTCCCTAGAACCACACGATGTCGCCGTCAAGGAGCTCAGGAGCGCGGACGAGTACCAGGAGACGGAGTTCGAGAACGAGGTGCAGTCCATCGGCAGGATCCACCACAGGAACCTGGTCCGGATGGTCGGGTACTGCAAGGAAGGCGTGCACCGGATGCTCGTCTTCGAGTTCATGCCAGGAGGCTCCCTCGGCGACGTCCTCTTCAAGCCCTCCGACAAGCCGTCCTGGAGCTGGCGCGCTGAGGCTGCGATGGCCATCGCCAGGGGGTTGGAGTACCTGCACTACGGCTGCAGCTCCCAGATCGTCCACTGCGACATCAAGCCCGACAACATCCTGCTTGATGACAAGCGAATCCCCAAGATAACGGACTTTGGGATCGCCAGGCTCGTCGACGGGGACAAGCTGAAGAAGACCATCACCCATGTCCGAGGCACGCTCGGGTACATTGCGCCTGAGTGGTTCAGCAGTGAGAGGAAGGTGGACAGCAAGGTGGACGTGTTCAGCTTCGGCGTTGTTCTTCTCGAGTTGATCTGCTGCAGGAAGTACCCACCACCACCGGCACTGGCAGACAATTTCGGCCACGATAGGCCGCGATGcagcgacgccgacgccgatgaCTCAGAGGACATAGGCATGCCTGTGACACTGAGAGCATGGGTGTCGGACCTGGTTAGGGAAGAAGGCCACATTGGGCGTGCTGTGCAGGGAGACGAGGACGCGCTGCAGGACCTGGACAGGGTGGAGAGGTTTGCGCGCATTGCGATCTGGTGCTTGCAAGGGGATCCATCGATGAGGCCAACGATGAGAAGCGTGGTGTGGATGATGGAGGGCACCATGGAAGTGGATCCTCTACCTGCTGATGACCCTCCGGCTCCAAGGGTTCATGACTTCCCTGCAGCGGCGGCTAGTAGTACTGGGACTCATGATAACTCCAACTCCGGTAGTATATATGATTTTGATTGA